From the genome of Solidesulfovibrio carbinolicus, one region includes:
- a CDS encoding lactate utilization protein B, with translation MTKTAHDFAKASAKALGDRQSRAILHKAIGHIRVLRQRSVNAMPDFAERQARAVAVRDKTLAKLPELLEKLEASVTAAGGRVHYAETAETAAKLVAGILAERGVRLVVKGKSMVSEEMGLNEVLEAAGIEAVETDLGEYIIQLAGQRPSHILAPALHVSKEQVSDLFARKFGRTSTDIPEMTRIARDSLRQKFLAADAGITGCNIAIAETGTVTVLENEGNIRLSGSCPPIHIALMTLEKVVETLADAAVVLDILPPAATGQTLPVHLSFFTGARREGERDGPREMHLVILDNGRSDILADPKLRSILRCIRCGACLNVCPVYQSVGGHAYGTVYPGPMGSVISPLLKDNPGDPRQPFACTHCAACSEACPAGIDHPALLQELRRRVSETETDLPVAAFNLLARHPLLFGGAAAVGRLFDPKLREVAAVAPDAPVGRFLRCREFPGLARPFSRRFKALARRLKRLQGGRA, from the coding sequence ATGACCAAGACCGCCCACGATTTCGCCAAAGCTTCGGCCAAGGCCCTGGGTGACCGCCAAAGCCGGGCCATCCTGCACAAGGCCATCGGCCACATCCGGGTGCTGCGCCAGCGCTCGGTCAACGCCATGCCCGACTTTGCCGAGAGGCAAGCCCGGGCCGTGGCCGTGCGCGACAAGACCCTGGCCAAGCTGCCGGAGCTGCTGGAAAAGCTGGAAGCAAGCGTTACCGCCGCCGGCGGCCGGGTCCACTACGCCGAGACGGCCGAGACGGCAGCCAAGCTTGTGGCCGGCATCCTGGCCGAGCGCGGGGTGAGGCTCGTGGTCAAGGGCAAGTCCATGGTGAGCGAGGAGATGGGACTCAACGAGGTTCTGGAAGCGGCCGGCATCGAGGCCGTGGAGACCGACCTTGGCGAGTACATCATCCAGTTGGCCGGCCAGCGCCCCTCGCATATCCTGGCTCCGGCCCTGCACGTGTCCAAGGAGCAGGTCTCCGACCTTTTCGCCCGCAAGTTCGGCCGCACCAGCACCGACATCCCGGAGATGACCCGCATCGCCCGGGACAGCCTGCGCCAGAAGTTTCTGGCCGCCGACGCCGGCATCACCGGCTGCAACATCGCCATCGCCGAAACCGGCACGGTGACGGTGCTGGAAAACGAGGGCAACATCCGGCTTTCCGGCTCCTGCCCGCCCATCCACATCGCGCTGATGACCCTGGAAAAAGTGGTGGAAACCCTGGCCGACGCCGCCGTGGTCCTGGACATCCTGCCGCCGGCCGCCACCGGCCAGACCCTGCCGGTGCACCTGTCCTTTTTCACCGGCGCGCGGCGCGAGGGCGAACGCGACGGCCCCAGGGAAATGCATTTGGTCATCCTGGACAACGGCCGCTCGGACATCCTGGCCGATCCCAAGCTGCGCTCCATCCTGCGCTGCATCCGCTGCGGCGCCTGCTTAAACGTCTGCCCGGTCTACCAGAGCGTTGGCGGCCACGCCTACGGCACGGTCTACCCCGGCCCCATGGGTTCGGTCATTTCGCCGCTTTTAAAGGACAACCCCGGCGATCCGCGCCAGCCCTTTGCCTGCACCCACTGCGCCGCCTGCTCGGAAGCCTGCCCGGCCGGCATCGACCATCCGGCCCTGCTCCAGGAACTGCGCCGCCGCGTGTCGGAGACCGAAACCGACCTGCCGGTGGCGGCCTTCAACCTGCTGGCCCGCCATCCGCTGCTTTTCGGCGGCGCGGCCGCCGTGGGGCGTCTGTTCGACCCCAAGCTGCGCGAGGTCGCGGCCGTGGCCCCGGACGCGCCGGTGGGCCGTTTCCTGCGCTGCCGGGAGTTCCCGGGTCTGGCCCGGCCTTTCTCCCGGCGATTCAAGGCCCTTGCCCGCCGGCTTAAGCGTCTCCAGGGAGGACGTGCATGA
- a CDS encoding mechanosensitive ion channel domain-containing protein, whose amino-acid sequence MRSFRLLVLCCLSLTFLAALPGALPAQDAAPAAAKAEPAKTPDKPAAPEAKADAPKAPDAPAAEAGKEAAKPADKPADKAADKPAEKAPDKPAPKEADKPAPKPADKQPAAKASDKPGDKNGEKAEAEADAPKDWQVLLSIHQESVVQQAARFKSMEELLPKNVRKFRSELSALEGKLDELGLIISLSGGNPWELRAVLGDFARLRRAVETLIAPSQESRDELDKIAARLDSLKEEFAKRLEDDPEQPIADAIGYYLRYVKSVRASLTGVRSTLEKELGPARELLAALDKAEEALRLKIPKAWKTYYFTASNELFSHKAWNDLETRFQHWAKSNASMLRSMTRGSDAARAQAVGIRAAVALAVLAVVSFIAIARLRRRIAGLYAPGKLRLVCLLAGSGLILHWAAAGAPLLLQEIGNILAEILLAAGLAVFSRYLAEASGAATPGAGNPLRGLWAMFSLGLLLQIADIPEPALTTLWMALLLVFLLATGRFLRRYAGPLRLFCRATPPLTMGLAVMAALGWQHLSVLVIAGWFLLLAAVQIGAGLSRIVTAWQARASQEGASALTRAMVSGLGFPLIFLSLFLLVLYWFSTELGGQELFMEAVGFTVTIGTVSVTLGRLALILTGFFVTRSTLFAVRSFIMDLPRLRPGIDPGVRDVLETTSLYVLWGLYILISLFLLGFSFTSLAVVAGGLSVGIGFGLQNIVNNFVAGLILLFGRSIQAGDTIQIDAIWGQVRKVNIRNTVVQTFDNATLFVPNSDLISGKLVNWTHRDPTVRREITIGVAYGSNTEQVRQILLDAVAGHEHVLKTPAPSVQFTNFGESSLDFKLLFWVDNVGVAVGTTSDIRFAIDRRFREVGIDIPFPQREVRIVAGASDPVQAAAGAAAD is encoded by the coding sequence ATGCGTTCTTTTCGTCTGCTTGTCTTGTGCTGCCTGTCCCTGACGTTCCTGGCCGCCTTGCCGGGGGCTCTGCCCGCCCAGGACGCGGCCCCGGCCGCCGCCAAGGCCGAACCGGCCAAGACGCCGGACAAGCCCGCCGCCCCCGAGGCCAAGGCCGACGCGCCCAAAGCGCCGGACGCTCCCGCCGCCGAAGCCGGCAAGGAAGCGGCCAAGCCGGCCGATAAGCCGGCGGACAAGGCCGCCGACAAACCGGCCGAAAAAGCCCCGGACAAGCCCGCGCCCAAGGAAGCCGACAAGCCGGCACCCAAACCGGCCGACAAGCAACCGGCCGCCAAGGCCTCGGACAAGCCCGGCGACAAAAACGGCGAAAAAGCCGAAGCCGAGGCCGACGCGCCCAAGGACTGGCAGGTGCTGCTCTCCATCCACCAGGAATCGGTGGTGCAGCAGGCGGCCCGGTTCAAGTCCATGGAAGAACTGCTCCCCAAAAACGTGCGCAAGTTTCGCTCCGAGCTATCGGCCCTGGAAGGCAAGCTCGATGAATTGGGGCTTATCATCAGCCTGTCCGGCGGCAATCCCTGGGAGCTGCGGGCCGTGCTGGGCGATTTCGCCCGCCTGCGCCGGGCCGTGGAAACGCTCATCGCCCCCTCCCAGGAAAGCCGCGACGAACTCGACAAGATCGCCGCCCGGCTCGATTCCCTCAAAGAGGAGTTCGCCAAGCGCCTGGAAGACGATCCCGAGCAGCCCATCGCCGACGCCATCGGCTACTATCTGCGTTACGTCAAAAGCGTGCGCGCTTCCCTCACCGGCGTGCGTTCCACCCTGGAGAAGGAACTCGGCCCGGCCCGCGAGCTGCTGGCCGCCCTGGACAAGGCCGAAGAAGCCCTGCGCCTGAAAATCCCCAAGGCCTGGAAGACCTACTATTTCACGGCCTCCAACGAACTGTTCTCCCACAAGGCCTGGAACGACCTGGAAACCCGTTTTCAGCACTGGGCCAAGTCCAACGCCTCCATGCTGCGCTCCATGACGCGCGGTTCCGACGCCGCCCGAGCCCAGGCCGTGGGCATCCGGGCCGCGGTGGCCCTGGCCGTGCTGGCGGTGGTGTCCTTCATCGCCATCGCCCGGTTGCGCCGCCGCATTGCCGGGCTCTACGCGCCCGGCAAACTGCGTCTGGTCTGCCTGCTGGCCGGCTCCGGGCTCATCCTGCACTGGGCGGCGGCCGGCGCGCCGCTGCTGCTCCAAGAGATCGGCAACATCCTGGCCGAGATCCTGCTCGCCGCCGGGTTGGCCGTATTCTCGCGCTATCTGGCCGAAGCCTCGGGCGCGGCCACGCCAGGGGCCGGCAATCCCCTGCGCGGCCTGTGGGCCATGTTCTCCCTGGGCCTGCTGCTCCAGATCGCCGACATCCCCGAGCCGGCCCTGACCACGCTGTGGATGGCCCTGCTGCTCGTGTTCCTGCTGGCCACGGGCCGGTTTTTGCGCCGCTATGCCGGGCCGCTGAGGCTCTTTTGCCGGGCCACGCCGCCCCTGACCATGGGCCTGGCCGTCATGGCCGCCCTGGGCTGGCAGCACCTGTCGGTGCTGGTCATCGCCGGCTGGTTTTTGCTTTTGGCCGCCGTGCAGATCGGGGCCGGGCTGTCGCGCATCGTCACCGCCTGGCAGGCCCGGGCCAGCCAGGAAGGGGCCTCGGCGCTCACGCGGGCCATGGTTTCGGGTCTCGGGTTCCCGCTCATCTTTCTGTCGCTGTTCCTGCTGGTCCTCTACTGGTTCTCCACGGAACTGGGCGGCCAGGAACTGTTCATGGAAGCCGTGGGGTTCACCGTAACCATCGGCACGGTCTCGGTCACCCTTGGCCGGCTGGCCCTTATTCTCACCGGCTTTTTCGTCACCCGTTCGACGCTTTTCGCCGTGCGCTCCTTTATCATGGACCTGCCGCGCCTGCGACCGGGCATCGATCCGGGCGTACGCGACGTGCTGGAAACCACCTCGCTTTATGTGCTGTGGGGCCTGTACATCCTCATCTCGCTGTTCCTCCTTGGTTTCTCCTTCACCAGTCTGGCGGTGGTTGCTGGCGGCCTATCCGTGGGCATCGGCTTTGGCCTGCAAAACATCGTCAACAACTTCGTGGCCGGCCTGATCCTGCTGTTTGGCCGCTCCATCCAGGCCGGCGACACCATCCAGATCGACGCCATCTGGGGCCAGGTACGCAAGGTCAACATCCGCAACACCGTGGTCCAGACCTTTGACAACGCCACGCTTTTCGTGCCCAACTCCGACCTCATCAGCGGCAAGCTCGTCAACTGGACCCACCGCGACCCGACCGTGCGCCGGGAGATCACCATCGGCGTGGCCTACGGCTCCAACACCGAACAGGTGCGCCAGATACTGCTCGACGCCGTGGCCGGCCACGAGCATGTGCTCAAGACTCCCGCTCCGTCGGTGCAGTTCACCAACTTTGGCGAGAGTTCCCTGGACTTCAAGTTGCTCTTCTGGGTGGACAACGTGGGCGTGGCCGTGGGCACCACCTCCGACATCCGTTTCGCCATCGACCGACGTTTCCGTGAGGTCGGCATCGACATCCCCTTCCCCCAGCGCGAGGTGCGCATCGTGGCCGGGGCCAGCGACCCGGTTCAGGCCGCCGCCGGCGCGGCTGCGGATTGA
- a CDS encoding bactofilin family protein: protein MFGFSSKKKPRLDAITAFLGAGTQYHGQFNFQGVVRIDGGVIGDIISDGVLVLGEEGQVEGSISVGELIASGSVRGDVTASRRVILNKTAKLTGNIQTPSVVIEDGAMLNGQLRMTEAEAVVLSEGLAPCALPGQPADDVTETTS, encoded by the coding sequence ATGTTCGGATTCTCGTCGAAGAAAAAGCCCCGCCTGGACGCCATCACCGCCTTTCTCGGGGCTGGAACCCAGTATCATGGCCAGTTCAACTTTCAGGGCGTCGTGCGCATCGACGGCGGCGTCATCGGCGACATCATCTCCGACGGCGTGCTGGTGCTCGGCGAGGAAGGGCAAGTCGAGGGCAGCATCAGCGTGGGCGAACTCATCGCCAGCGGCAGCGTGCGCGGCGACGTCACGGCCAGCCGGCGCGTCATCCTCAACAAGACGGCCAAGCTGACCGGCAACATCCAGACCCCGTCGGTGGTCATCGAGGACGGGGCCATGCTCAACGGCCAGCTGCGCATGACCGAGGCCGAAGCCGTTGTCCTGTCCGAGGGCCTGGCCCCCTGCGCCCTGCCCGGACAGCCGGCCGACGACGTCACGGAAACGACGTCATGA
- a CDS encoding UDP-glucose dehydrogenase family protein, whose product MNLCIVGTGYVGLVSAACFAEMGNDVCCVDVNPTIVENLRQGKVHIYEPGLDELVKRNVAEGRLRFTTKVAEGMENALFVFITVGTPPREDGSCDLSFVYQVARDIGANMKDYKIVVDKSTVPVGTADEVRKLIGEELKKRGELIEFDVVSNPEFLKEGDAINDFFKPDRVVVGTDNVRTGELLKALYAPYARSREKVIVMGVRSAEMTKYAANCMLATKISFINEVANICEKVGADVRDVRMGIGSDHRIGYQFIYPGLGYGGSCFPKDVKALIDTARKIGFEPELLAAVDEVNKRQKHVLSKRIMEYFAPQGGVKGKTLALWGLAFKANTDDVRDASSFELIRDLTDAGMRVVAFDPVAGPNTREHFKGNELLTVVDEQYAVLDKADCLAVVTEWNQFRNPDFGRIKKSLKAPLIFDGRNLYSPQLLADLGLAYFCIGRPAPKM is encoded by the coding sequence GGACGTCAATCCCACCATCGTCGAGAACCTTCGCCAGGGCAAGGTCCACATCTACGAACCGGGACTTGACGAGCTGGTCAAGCGCAACGTGGCCGAAGGCCGCCTGCGTTTCACCACCAAGGTCGCCGAAGGCATGGAGAACGCGCTGTTCGTGTTCATCACCGTCGGCACCCCGCCCCGCGAAGATGGCTCCTGCGACCTGTCCTTCGTCTATCAGGTGGCCCGGGACATCGGCGCCAACATGAAAGACTACAAGATCGTCGTCGACAAATCCACTGTCCCGGTCGGCACCGCCGACGAGGTGCGCAAGCTCATCGGCGAAGAGCTCAAAAAGCGCGGCGAATTGATCGAATTCGACGTGGTGTCCAATCCCGAGTTCCTCAAGGAAGGCGACGCCATCAACGATTTCTTCAAACCCGACCGCGTGGTCGTCGGCACGGACAACGTCCGCACTGGCGAACTCCTCAAGGCCCTGTACGCCCCCTATGCCCGCAGCCGCGAGAAGGTCATCGTCATGGGCGTTCGTTCGGCCGAAATGACCAAGTACGCCGCCAACTGCATGCTGGCCACCAAGATTTCGTTCATCAACGAAGTCGCCAACATCTGCGAGAAAGTGGGCGCCGACGTGCGCGACGTGCGCATGGGCATCGGTTCCGACCACCGCATCGGCTACCAGTTCATCTACCCGGGCCTGGGCTACGGCGGCTCCTGCTTCCCCAAGGACGTCAAGGCGCTCATCGACACCGCCCGCAAAATCGGCTTCGAGCCGGAATTGCTGGCCGCTGTTGACGAGGTCAACAAGCGTCAGAAGCATGTGCTCAGCAAACGGATCATGGAATACTTCGCCCCCCAGGGCGGCGTGAAGGGCAAGACCCTGGCTTTGTGGGGTCTGGCGTTTAAGGCCAACACCGACGACGTGCGCGACGCCTCGTCCTTTGAGCTGATCCGCGACCTGACCGACGCCGGCATGCGCGTGGTGGCTTTTGACCCCGTCGCCGGCCCCAACACCCGTGAGCACTTCAAGGGCAACGAGCTGCTGACCGTGGTTGACGAGCAGTACGCGGTGCTGGACAAGGCCGACTGCCTGGCCGTGGTCACCGAGTGGAACCAGTTCCGCAACCCGGATTTCGGCCGCATCAAGAAGTCGCTCAAGGCGCCGCTCATCTTCGACGGCCGCAACCTCTACTCCCCGCAGCTGTTGGCCGACCTCGGCCTGGCCTACTTCTGCATCGGCCGCCCGGCTCCCAAAATGTAG
- a CDS encoding (Fe-S)-binding protein translates to MEAFLFIPCLVEHVLPQVGEATTAVLVRAGLTPVLPKGQTCCGQFAYKRGRADLVRPLARRFVEIFQDAPVVVCPSGSCTAMVRRYPSLFAKDDPFREQAAQVAAKTFELGQFLVERLGLTDLGARWDLTAALHGSCQTTRVLGAGSATEALLAKVAGLTLVPLARPERCCGFGGAFSIDYPEASEAIVAEKIDDIVASGAEAVITAEPSCLLNIASAMAKRDLPIKALHLAEVLAGEGI, encoded by the coding sequence GTGGAAGCGTTTCTTTTCATTCCCTGTCTGGTCGAACACGTGTTGCCCCAAGTGGGCGAGGCGACCACGGCCGTTTTGGTCCGGGCCGGTCTGACGCCGGTGCTGCCCAAGGGCCAGACCTGCTGCGGCCAGTTCGCCTACAAGCGCGGCCGGGCCGATCTCGTGCGGCCTCTGGCCCGGCGGTTTGTGGAAATTTTTCAGGACGCGCCGGTGGTGGTGTGTCCCTCGGGTTCGTGCACGGCCATGGTGCGCCGCTATCCCTCGCTTTTCGCTAAGGACGATCCCTTTCGGGAGCAGGCCGCCCAAGTCGCCGCCAAGACCTTCGAACTGGGGCAGTTCCTGGTCGAACGCCTGGGGCTGACCGACCTGGGGGCGCGCTGGGACCTGACCGCCGCCCTGCACGGCTCATGCCAGACCACCCGGGTGCTTGGGGCCGGATCGGCCACCGAGGCGCTTTTGGCCAAGGTCGCCGGCCTGACGCTGGTCCCCTTGGCCCGGCCCGAGCGTTGCTGCGGCTTTGGCGGGGCGTTTAGCATCGACTACCCCGAAGCCAGCGAAGCCATTGTCGCGGAAAAAATCGACGACATCGTGGCCAGCGGAGCCGAGGCGGTCATCACCGCCGAGCCGAGCTGTCTGCTCAACATCGCTTCGGCCATGGCCAAGCGCGACCTGCCGATAAAGGCCCTGCATCTGGCCGAGGTCCTGGCCGGGGAGGGCATATGA
- a CDS encoding citrate/2-methylcitrate synthase, giving the protein MNEAPTATLTYAGKTVEIPVIIGDHVEKALDVRKLRSQTGWITFDPGYANTAACKSAITHIDGENGVVLYRGYDLEELAEKATFVETAMLIMFGELPTRAEREEFRIMLRDQELLHEDLLSHLDGFPPNGHPMSILSAMINAMGSYYPELYDIGSPEDFRLAAAKILSKVRTIAAFSYRKSQGLPLNYPNPNLDYCRNFLHMMFSVPFWTYQAPDPVVRALSIYMLCHADQALDTSCATVRMVGSSQANLFASVSSGICALWGRQHGGASSAALTMFEDVVAGRTTVERIFEASKTSAGRLMGFGQRLFHVEDPRARIIKRTYQNLVKNGYAKRDAFHDIALEIEERALADDYFASRQLFPNTNFYASLLLRAINIPPRMFPVITAIGNMPGWIAHWNEETHSPDQRIHRPRQVYMGRKRHAYTPMEKRKS; this is encoded by the coding sequence ATGAACGAAGCACCCACCGCCACCTTGACCTATGCCGGCAAGACTGTTGAAATCCCTGTCATCATTGGCGATCACGTCGAAAAGGCCCTGGACGTGCGCAAGCTGCGCAGCCAGACCGGCTGGATCACCTTTGATCCCGGCTACGCCAACACGGCGGCCTGCAAGTCGGCCATCACGCATATCGACGGCGAAAATGGCGTGGTGCTCTATCGCGGCTATGACCTCGAAGAGCTGGCCGAAAAGGCCACCTTCGTGGAAACGGCCATGCTCATCATGTTCGGCGAGCTGCCGACCCGGGCCGAGCGCGAAGAATTCCGCATCATGCTGCGCGACCAGGAACTGTTGCACGAGGATCTGCTGAGCCACCTCGACGGGTTTCCGCCCAACGGCCATCCCATGTCCATCCTCTCGGCCATGATCAACGCCATGGGCAGCTACTATCCCGAACTCTACGACATCGGCTCCCCCGAGGACTTCCGGCTGGCCGCCGCCAAGATCTTAAGCAAGGTGCGCACCATCGCCGCCTTTTCCTACCGCAAATCCCAGGGGTTGCCGCTCAATTACCCCAACCCCAACCTGGATTACTGCCGCAACTTCCTGCACATGATGTTTTCGGTGCCGTTTTGGACCTATCAGGCCCCGGACCCTGTGGTGCGGGCGCTGAGCATCTATATGCTGTGCCACGCCGACCAGGCTCTGGACACCTCCTGCGCCACGGTGCGCATGGTGGGTTCGAGCCAGGCCAACCTGTTCGCCAGCGTGTCGTCGGGCATCTGCGCCCTGTGGGGCCGCCAGCACGGCGGAGCCAGCTCGGCGGCGCTGACCATGTTCGAGGACGTGGTGGCCGGGCGCACCACTGTGGAGCGTATTTTCGAGGCCTCGAAAACCAGCGCCGGCCGCCTCATGGGCTTTGGCCAGCGGCTTTTCCACGTGGAAGACCCGCGCGCCCGCATCATCAAGCGCACCTACCAAAATCTCGTGAAAAACGGCTACGCCAAGCGCGACGCCTTCCACGACATCGCTTTGGAGATCGAGGAACGCGCCCTGGCCGACGACTATTTCGCCTCGCGCCAGCTCTTCCCCAACACCAATTTCTACGCCAGCCTCCTGCTGCGGGCCATCAACATCCCGCCGCGCATGTTCCCGGTCATCACCGCCATCGGCAACATGCCCGGCTGGATCGCCCACTGGAACGAGGAGACCCACTCCCCGGATCAGCGCATCCACCGGCCGCGCCAGGTCTACATGGGCCGCAAGCGCCACGCCTACACGCCCATGGAGAAGCGCAAGTCCTGA
- a CDS encoding LutC/YkgG family protein, which yields MKTRAKNAILGRLRAATAAGFPRVSAPTIPRKPGGGVADFQGFAAVLTGLGPTFELARTPEEARQALAAYLAANDVKTAVRWDHPDLDAVAAASVLAEAKVAVIAPEELPERVCPGLAAVDLGVTAVAYALCATGSLVMAAAPGRERGTSLVPRLHVAFVAKSRLVPDLPTMLERVGQGPMPSALNCVSGVSSTGDIEFVYVRGVHGPLAVHVIGLEWL from the coding sequence ATGAAAACGCGCGCCAAAAACGCCATCCTCGGCCGCCTGCGCGCGGCCACGGCCGCCGGCTTCCCCCGCGTTTCGGCCCCGACCATTCCCCGCAAGCCGGGCGGAGGCGTGGCCGATTTCCAGGGCTTCGCCGCCGTGCTGACCGGCCTTGGCCCCACCTTCGAACTGGCCCGCACCCCCGAGGAAGCCCGGCAGGCGCTGGCCGCCTATTTGGCCGCCAACGACGTGAAAACCGCCGTGCGTTGGGACCATCCCGACCTCGACGCCGTCGCGGCCGCGTCGGTTCTGGCCGAGGCCAAGGTGGCCGTCATTGCCCCGGAAGAGCTGCCCGAGCGCGTCTGTCCGGGCTTGGCCGCCGTGGATCTCGGCGTCACGGCCGTGGCCTACGCCCTGTGCGCCACCGGCAGCCTGGTCATGGCCGCCGCCCCGGGACGTGAGCGCGGCACGTCGCTGGTGCCGCGCCTGCATGTGGCCTTTGTGGCCAAATCGCGCCTTGTGCCCGACCTGCCGACCATGCTGGAGCGGGTGGGGCAGGGCCCCATGCCCAGCGCGCTCAACTGCGTGTCGGGCGTGTCCAGCACCGGCGACATCGAATTTGTGTACGTGCGCGGCGTGCATGGGCCGCTGGCCGTGCACGTCATCGGCCTGGAGTGGTTATAA